The DNA region GCAAGGAAAACCGTTGATTATGCCCAGTTCTTCGGAGCACCATTAGTAATACTAGTTTGTGTTAAAAAAATAGAGGGATCTCTACGGGATGTGAAATTATTGGATTGTGGGTTACTTAGTCAAAATATGTTCTTGAAGGCCCATGAGTTAGGACTGGGTAGTTGCTTCGTTGGATGGGCTAGGGTTTTAAACATGCAACCTGAGATACTTGCTGAAGTAGGAGTCCCTGGAGATCATGAACTTGTAGCACCACTGATATTTGGATATCCTGCAGAAAAATCATCACCTCCACCTCGCGAAATAAAAATCCTAAAATGGATAGAATAAACCAAAAAAGACATTAATTTGCTTTCCAAGCGCCGAGGAGGGGCGCTCTATAAATTCCCAAATTGGAGGAGGGATTAAAATTCGACGAGATATTGAGTTTGATGCCGAAAACGTAACGTTACGAGGTTGGTTATATCTACCTGATGGATCGATTGGACCAGTGCCGACGATCATTATGGCTCATGGCTTTACTGCAGTCAAAGAAATGTATCTAGATAAGTATGCCGAAGTCTTCGCTGATGCGGGTCTTG from Candidatus Methylarchaceae archaeon HK02M2 includes:
- a CDS encoding nitroreductase — its product is MSLDECIHERRSCRAYKDTPVPKEIVDKLLDSGVWAPSAFNAQPWKFVVIQDKDTINKLSVKTTEIVSQMDWEAARKTVDYAQFFGAPLVILVCVKKIEGSLRDVKLLDCGLLSQNMFLKAHELGLGSCFVGWARVLNMQPEILAEVGVPGDHELVAPLIFGYPAEKSSPPPREIKILKWIE